From Microtus ochrogaster isolate Prairie Vole_2 unplaced genomic scaffold, MicOch1.0 UNK9, whole genome shotgun sequence:
TATGCCTGCTAGTTTGCAGTGTCAGGGCACCCTGTATCTCCCCACGccattgtgtttttatgtttctgtgaTTATTGGATTGAGGTGTATCATGTGCAGTAAGCACAGAAGCTCAGGGTCCAGGTTTCTGCTCATCAATGCATTCCAAGCATCAGGGTTGTTTGTTGTCAATTCTGGATACTTGTGTGGTGAGTGAGCAAGCCCTTGTGGCTGGCGAGTGACTGTTCAGCACATGCTCTTCTTGATATCCCAGTGTGCCCCGCAAGCCGAGGAGACAGTGCACAGTCGGTTCAGGAATGAATGAGGGCGTTGATAGTGCTCCCAGCTGggctctgtgtttgtgttctcgGGAAGGCTAGTGCACCTCGAGCTAAGGTTGAGAACTGGCTGGTGGGCACCAAGGGAGGTTAGGTTTGTGGTGGTGTCTCTGAGACAGTTGGTGGGAGGTGTGACTGTTCAGGAAGCTAAGCTAGAAGAGGCAATAAGATTGACGAAGAATATATAAACCTCTATGTTGGCCAGAAAATTCAGCCCCAGGGAAAAGAAGACATTTTGGTTCTTTGAATGTGGTAGTGGAGCTAAAGAGTCATAGGTTTGCCTATAGCTGCTAAGTAGGGGGAATTGATCATCTGTTGTCATCCCCAGTAAATTTCAAATTGTTAAGCACATGAAGCTTTTATTATAGATTTGTTTTAACACATTGCGTAAATCTCCTGTAGTCCTAGTTCCGAGAATGTAATAAGGTACGCTGTCTCACTtccctgcttttcctttcctggAAGTAGCTACAGTTAAcagtttgttttgtatgttttagaGAACGCACATGTATGTATAAGTATGTTAGTTTTCAGTTGCTGCTTAAAAAAGGGATAAATGTAAAGAGAGGAAAGACTTGTTGGGCTTATAGTTTTGGAGGTTCAGTCCATGACTGGTCCTTGCTGCTCTTGTATGTGCCAGGGAGAGGCTGAGAGGGAGGGAAATCCACCCAAGTCCACAGTCTTCTTGAagacttccccctcccccagtatgACCAAAAAACTGCCAGCCaggtcttagggtttctttttcctttcctttcctttcctttcctttcctttcctttcctttcctttcctttcctttcctttcctttcctttcccttcctttcctttcctttcctttccttctctctctctaaaatttatttatttattacatgaataataattacaacaaacatgagttgttttcttaaataaagaGAAGGTAATATGAGGGTTGAATATACACGTGGTGCAATAAGGCCCACATATTCAGTATCATAATGGAACCCATTGTGGacattaattttttaagtaaagaaataagTGAGGTATATTGTTTATGCTGCTCTTCAGTTTTCACCTCCTGACCTACCTTACAAATCTTTCTGAACCACACCTCAGTGCTTTTACTACTGCAGGTGCTTTCTCGGATGGTATGTCCTAATTTAGTTAATCAGTCTGTATTCGTAGGCACTGTCTTGCGGTTTTGAGAAATATTGCTGCGGATGCATACTAACATGTTTCATGTAAATTAAATGTACATTTCTGAGAAATATGTTTACTGGGTCAATGAATACATGCATACGATTTTGAAGTGAAGTATCAAATCCAGAAGATGTTAAACGGCTAACGGTGAAAAGGGCCTGTTCATGGCCACCTTTTGCTTACATTAGGTATTGTTTCACACATGAAAAATGGCATTTTGTTCTCGTGGTTTCCTTGGTGGAGTCAAGTAGTTTTCTTTGTAGTCATCTGGATTCTTTTGTGAGCCGCTCGCCTCTTTGTCTACTTTCTGTGGAGTTGTGTGTAGTTTCGGCCTGTTTGTTAAATTCATTCGCAGAGGCTCTTCCTGTTGTGCCACAGGTTCATTTCCTTAGTATTTTGTTTGGATTTAACCTGATCTATGTGTTTTCACATGGATACATTGTAAAGAATCAGATAAACACAGAGGGATATTTTTGAGCTTGGGGGGTAACTTAGAGGTAGGTTGTGTACTTAGCGTTCTTGAGGctttggttcagttcccagacagCTGGCCTGCCCTGTCCACTGAAATGACAATGTCTTAAAGACTTGTGTACCGTGATCCATTGATCTGAAATGTCAGCCTCTGTTGCCAGCGGTAGAGTTGGAGCATTGTTGAGCAGCTGTACAGGTCCGATGAgcacctctttcctctcccctccctgtaGTGCTGTGTGAATGTTCTAGGCTGCACCTCTTCATTCTGCAGTGCAGGACCTGAGTCATAACTGCTCTCCAACTTCATTGTATAATCTACCTAAATCCTTGTTTTGCACTTTGGTTTACTTTATGAAGGCTACTTTTTCAAGGTCATGGTTTTTATCACTGTGTACTTCAGTATGTATCCTTAGATGGCAGACATTATATATCTATAATAGTGTTTTCATATACAACAAAATTATCCATAATTTTGATAATGACCTTTACAGATCATGAGATCAACTAGgttattttatgaatgaaaacTTTGAAGCCCAGAGagatttagtgattttttttttcccagggtAATAGAGTATTCAAGCAGGTGCACTGAAAGCTCAAGTGTCTGCTTCCACAACTGTTGTTAAGATGCTTAAGGActataaatacacatatgaacttgaacttgaaaagtaatttttgtaATAGTTGATAAAGATTTATCATGTCTaggatttgttttttaagtttaataCAATGAACTATCAGAATGATCCTAAGCTTTCAAAagctaaataaaacataaaattttcaaactcACTTTGTTTCTTCAGCAcatgttagaattttttttaaaatcagactttcagtttcaaaaaaaatttgCCCTCATtagaatgcttttttaaaatgtagtttttcctcatttttttttctgagatggcaTCTTATGTTGCagacactggccttgaacttacctACAGCTGAGGGCGACCTGTATTTtgttccacttcccaagtgcctGTGCCACTAAATCTGGGTGAACATGGGTTTTGCCTATTGATATGTGGTGTTAGAGTCATGTTTTCGGAGCTTTGAAGGCGTCCAAGGCTTGGTCTGTGGCCTGGGCgggctttttcctctttcccaaaAAGGAGGTGTGCTTAGGAGGAGATGGTGGAAGAGATGCCCGAAGCTGCTGTCCTAGACTTGCGTGCGCAGATTCTCCTACCACCCTTACTCAAAAGTaaaagtgctttttattttctttctaaagccCTGTCTCCAATAGGAATTCTGAGATTTCTTTTCGCAGTTGGTGGAAATGGCAGGTGAAGAAGCGAATGAGGACTATCCCGTGGAGATCCATGAGTCCCTGTCGGCCCTGGAGAGCTCCCTGGGTGCTGTGGACGACATGCTGAAGACCATGATGTCCGTCTCTAGGAACGAGTTGTTGCAGAaggtattctttctttatttttgagacaggatttctctgtgtagccctggctgtgtgtcctggaactcactctgtagaccaggctggccttgagctcacagagatcctcctgattctgcctcctgagtgctgggattaaaggtatgcacttcCACAGCCTGGTAGCAGAAggtattttaaaatctgtttcctGAAGATGAATTTTGTAAGACTGAAATGTGGAAGAAGCAGTTGATTGACACTGTCCATATCTCCCTACTAGAGTTTCAGATGTAGATGTGTTGGGGTATATTTAGCCAGAACATCCTATAAAACTTTTCATTGGGAACTTTTTTGAAAAGCAAGGACATTCATAGCCTTCTTTTTGACAGAATCTGTCTTTGACCTTTTAAGTCTTGTAATGATATTATCAGAGTTTCTGGAAACTCTGCAGTACAAAAACAGTAATTAAATTTCTCCTGTCTTTGGTATTACCGaagcattttgttttccttcctataTGTAACTGAACCATGTACAATGCTTATGTTGACATAAAAGCCCAGATTATAACTCTGAAATTGATATAATTTAGAAGAATTTTTCTCAGAGTGTAAAAATTCCTTGTTTAATCAAAAATGATACCTTGAAGTGAACATttttagcaaaacaacaacaaaaacactggtTATATttgggcatatatatatatacatgtaagttTACAATAGCAGCCATGTAtatgaaggagagcagggaggcttatggggggggggggtgtagagcAGTGAGGGTATGGAGCAGGAGGGTATAGAGCAGGAGGGGTATGGGTACTAGATCATTGTATTACTGGATTTTAGGAAGTGAGAAAACATGCCTTTGATGCTGTGTGGTTGGGAAAAGTTTGAAGTGTTATCTGTTGATGTGCAAAATTTGTGTGCATCTCtcattcttctgttctttctcttttactaGTTGGACCCACTTGAGCAAGCCAAGGTGGACTTAGTTTCTGCATACACATTAAATTCAATGTTTTGGGGTACGTATTTTACTTTGTAGTTTATTAGGAAGTGTATTACTGTTTCAAAGGTGGTTTGCTTTTAAGAGCTAGCAGTCagcatagaattattttttatagtaattttattattcaaatgttttttattttatgtcaataCAGGATGCCTGTGATCCACACACAAACTTAATATTTCATAGagattaaataatttgaaattgaATTAACTGTGCAACCTTCCTTCCACGAATAACTAGGGGTTCTTTTATTATAACacttaatattatatatactacTTTATTTAATGCTGTCTTTCTCTTACAGTTTATTTGGCAACTCAAGGAGTTAATCCTAAGGAGCATCCGGTGAAGCAAGAATTGGTAAGACGTCTTTGATTTATCCCTATTTATAGGTCTGCTCTATAACTCTGGAATTCCAGGCTTATAGCTGTTATCACGCTGATTAGGGGGATCAGAATTAGGGCAGAATGGCATAATTCCAGTAATTATTTATAACTTTCATATTATTTTTCCTATAAATTGTTAAGATTTTATTCATCTCCGGGgctacttaagaaaaaaaaaaactcttagacAATTCTTAAAAGTGTATTCCAGTTGATTTACTAGCAAAGACGGGGAAATTTCTCTCCTACCTTTTCAGTTCCTCCATTAACTCATTTTCTCAGCAGTAAAGAATTCAGTTCAGCAACAAAGCTAAAAGCTTTTTTGGCACCAGCAGTATGTCTACTGTCCAGTAATTCTGCATCAGTGACATATTTACAACCTGCAATAAATCTTCTAGGTTGTCTCTGTATTCCATTTAGATGTATAAGTACACTAAATAAGATCTAATATCTTGGAGTTTTTGCTGACTTCAAATATTAAGTCAAATCATAcaattcaaaggagaaaaatagaaatcaaacatAGTTACCTTACTGACTTGGCTTCATGAATaagaattttaatgaatttattctttgtgtacataaaatgtaatgtacatatatatgcaaaacacACTTGACATTGTATCCCATTTTCAAGTCTTCTAGAAGCCAGTAAAGTGTGTTATTTACATCTTAGTAAAGCATATAGgtaatatacttaaaaataaaatgagtaattcaggcctcttcatttaaaaaagtgTATAGATCaggatattttcttcttttaaagttcttgagggaaaaataaatttatacttaAATAGCAGTTGTGAAACAATTTTAAGAGAAAGGCATAAAGGAATATGTAtagattttatttgatttatgatATTGGCTTTAAGAAGTACAGGTTATCTTTCTAGCTTTCTAATGGTATccttttatgaaattatttttaacccAAAGTTATTTCCAGTACTCAATATTGTGTTTGTAAAAGGATGAGACCATTTGTCTTCATTCTCCTTCAGAATCTGTTTCATGGAGAGCATATTCATTTTCTGGATAAGGATTGGCAAATAAAAAGCCTTCTTAAGTCTCTTACCCTTTCCTGACCTTGCAACAGACATTGCTAATTGATCCCAGAGTTAGAGGAAATCTATTTGCTATTTGTCATAAGCATCACAAGTGGGAAACAGTTGCCTTCTTCATCCAGTAATGTTTGAGTGCCTACTACGAGCCTGGCATCGTTTTCGAGCGAGATGATGCCTTGGAGAAAAAGCTGAGGAGTGTGGCAGGTGACCATAATAAGATGAACACCATACATACTGACTGTGCAGGATGCTAAGGGGTATTTtatggggaaaaggagaaagcagagcaggTGTAGCGAATTGGGGTACCTGATAAAGTGCCAGCGTTAAGTGGAGGAGCTCCCTGACAAGACTGACAGTGGAGCAGACTAGAAGAGACTGGATGAAGGAGGGCGCAGGTCCCAGGGCAGGTCTAGGGTGGGTGTGCTGCTTTCTAAGGGTTGCAGCTTTGACACCGAAGAAGGAGGCAGTAGAGGATTTTGAACAGTTACTCAGTTTTGGTAATGAAACACTTGTAAGGTTCTGTATTTTACTGTGTATGTTCATATATCTCTTTTATTTCAGTGAAACTTGAACAGTGATCAGTCACTTACTGTATTGTATGGTTTCATCAACTTTAATTCATCATTTGAagtataagatttatttattctgagtAATATTCTGAGGAGATTTAAAGTAGTCCAGAAACCTGTTACGTTCCTTACCTTTAAAGTCTgtgtattttattagaaaatttccCATGCTTACCAGTCAAAATTACGAAATTGAATAAAAGAGCTCctatttcattctttctattttaacTGTGACACTAGACAGtaacataaaatagatataaatactgtcccacctattttctgtttaaaaatggtGGGAGAATTAATTGGTTGGTGTAAGAATTTAGGTTCATGTGAATTAACACAGTAGAGCTGCGTGTTGGCCAGTCATTGTTTATTGTGATACCCTGGCATGCGCTTTTCCCTGGCAGAGTTCAGAACTCTTCTAAAATGGTTGGttctcttttgttgctgtttttagaCAGTCTGGTGTAGAGCCAAGGTGCCCTCAAACTGACTGACCTTCAagtcttgatcctcctgcctttgcctttcaagAGGTGGGTGCATCCCCATGTCCACTGAAGGGAGTTTAAAATATGCCTTCCCTACATTGTCCAAGAACACAGGGGGCATGCTTAGCCTGTTTGCACTCACTAGTCCCGTGGACTTAATTGCCAATAAATACTCACTGTTGGTTTTCACTGAGCAAGAGTATAATAAAACCTAAAGATAGTGAACAGCTCAGGAAAtcattgccttttattttctttctttttatctctaaGGAAAGAATCAGAGTCTACATGAACAGAGTCAAGGAAATAACAGACAAGAAAAAGGCTGCCAAGCTGGACAGGGGTGCTGCCTCAAGATTTGTCAAAAATGCACTCTGGGAACCGAAACAGAAAAATACACCAAACGTTGCTAATAAAGGGAAAAGTAAACATTGACTTTCTGGTTTTGATgtacatattttcaaaaagtaCATCATTTTTATCAGCTTACGAAATAGGTAGTTATGTGGAAATGTGAGGTTTAAATGGATTCCTTTTTGAATTCATATGTAAATTTACACATTAGTTTGtgatactgaatttttttttgctgagaAAGATTAAGTTGtctttattgattttcatatgaAGTATCATGATGTTTTTAATATTGTAAGATATTCTATAAGCAATTGTGAAATCCAAATGTTCTTTGTAAACATTTGTggtgttttaaatgaataatgaTACTATGAAGTGTGCTGTCTGTAGACTTGAGATCTAAGGACATCTGTTTTCACTAATGGTGATAAATACAATAACTTAAATACCCGTGCTGTTTTCTGTGTAGTTAGTTCAacatgtttctgtgttttgttttgtttttttttcagtaattgcTTTCTTGATATTCAAAGTACAGAATTAAAACCTTAAGGCTGTACTTTTAACTCTTCAtgttccatttaaaataaaatattctcattaCCACTGATGGAAAAGAAGATTGtgtgtcctggctggttttggCTTGATTTCCTTCTAACAAAGGTTGTTGCTATGTAGCTCCCTCACTTCTTGCTATGCACAGAGAAAGGGAGCATGGAAGGTAGGCGTGAGAAGCTGTATCCAGTAGGCTGCATTTGTGAGTCatgtctcagttttcttttagaCGTTTTCTGACTCTGTGTTTCCTAGACCACATTTACTTAGGAATTTTTTGAAccaaatttctttattaaatactgCTGCCCCTTCGGCACAGGGGGAATCACCTGGTATTTacattctgatttctttttccagaatATTTGTGAGAGTGTTCTGCTTCTTAAACTGTTTTAGTGACTGAGCCCCTTGCTGCTCTCACCCCACATCATTATGTGTAGGGATGCCAAGTATAGCtaagttctttaatttttgagaataagAGTTGTTGaaattgtgtttaattttccacaaCTTTGAATATATAAATCTTTTGATTCATAGTATCATATTATAATGGGCTTCGGAAGGCATGTTAAAATCTGTGATCCATGGAGAGTAATTCCCGTATGGGTGGAGAAAGCCTCTTAGCCCTGGTACCAGATACTTTGCAAACACGCTTAGGAACGTTTGTAGTTATTTCACTCTCGGCATTTAATTCTCTCACATTTCTAGCTAGTTTTCAAGTCActtcattaaagaaataaatgctttgtTAAGATAAttatagaggggctggagagatgacccagtggttaagagcactgactgctcttccagaggacccgggttcaattcccagcacccacatggcagctcataactgtctgaagatccagttccaggggatctgacaccttcacaccaatgcacataaaataaagttaaataaaccataaaaatattttaaaaaagataattataGATTACATTCTTAACGTTCATTGTagagaaactttttaaatttaataaagaaaaaattttaatgaaaattgtcACATGATTGCAGAAAATCATTAACCAATGTATTGTTTCTGAAAGTCCAGCTTAACAGCCCATTAAATTGGATATCTTTAGTAGCAGTTTGTTGGGTTATTTGATAAAATTAATACCCTGATGTCCACATTGCCAAGTACTGAGCTCAGTCCTGGAGATGTTATCTGTAGCCCTTGTGCTGTTTTTAAGAAGTATTATGGAACAATCATCTTAGTTCAGTTCAGTATTTCAGAGTTCTTGGAAATTTTGCTCACTAGCCTCATCTAGACCTACACAGAGTGGTGAGCTcatcaaatttataaaatagttaTTGATAACAGTTTATTCCAAGTAATGCTTTGCCCTAAGGGTAGGTGTTAATTGTGTGTTTTATGGTCATGGGACTCAGCACATTAGAGAGGTCGTAGCTGTGGTAGTCTTTAGATTTGTAGATACTGAtcttatcttttaatattttaagattttcttcttgTTCGTAGTTGCAGAGTGGGAagtaaaatatgttaaattaaaatttgaaggTTGAATCATAATTTACATTTCTGGAGTTCGTAGGTGGGCTTTTCAGAAACTGAAGTATTAAATCTATCCAGTTATTAAAATGGACGGGTATTATTTCTAACTacaggtttttaaattatttaaaaacacaaatacttcAGAAACAGACAGTGTACTGAAGATAGACACAATTTTCTTGAAGTGAAAGATACTTTGGGATTAATCAGTTTATGATTCTATTAAATTACAGTTTCATACAATAAATTCCCAGGACTTGTGACTTTTCAAAGTCTTACTGACTGAGAAAGGTTTGGGTAGTAattctgaacatttttaaaactcagcttcacatacaacaggaagagaaacactGACCATCCCAGCATTGTGATAACCTTGTTTATATGTTTCTGTGGCCCCTCCTAGTGACTCACGGCGTCCTGGCTTGTGTGGTTGCAGGGGCTGTACTTCACTGCTGTGAATGCTCCTTGCCCTGCCTTCTAGTCCAAGGCCAGTTTCAGAACTATAGTCGGATGAGTACCTTAGAGTTGTCATAGGCAGTTGTGGCTTTACATAGGGTTAAAATAGAACTTAACACATTTGGCTTTTAGAAGGATTTTTAGAAAGatcttgaattttttgttttctgttgtatgTTTGGAGATTTGCTGTTAAAGTGAGCTAACTGTCATAGTCTGCTCCTTGGAGCCCCTATCTTTGACTTGATTTGCCTTTTTTTAGAATGCTTATATTGGGGTGTAATGTTTTTAGTTCATTATTTTTGGTGTTAGAGATTGAACCAAGcccttgagcatgctaggcaagcactccatccCCAGTTGCAGCACAATTTAAAATATAGCCGCATTACTGAAGCTATTCACAAAAGGGGCAGCTACAATGAAGCTACTGACGTTTTAACTTTGAATCCCACCTACCTCCCTACCAAGGCCAAAACCCAGTCAATTCTGGTTCTTctggctcccccacccccac
This genomic window contains:
- the C1d gene encoding nuclear nucleic acid-binding protein C1D, coding for MAGEEANEDYPVEIHESLSALESSLGAVDDMLKTMMSVSRNELLQKLDPLEQAKVDLVSAYTLNSMFWVYLATQGVNPKEHPVKQELERIRVYMNRVKEITDKKKAAKLDRGAASRFVKNALWEPKQKNTPNVANKGKSKH